The Thalassotalea nanhaiensis genome has a window encoding:
- a CDS encoding NarK family nitrate/nitrite MFS transporter, with the protein MSEHAGIKLWSFTGKMKTLHLSWMAFFITFVVWFNHAPLLAVIANSLGLSSSEIKTLLILNVALTIPARVIIGMLTDRYGPKLTYTWVLALCSIPCFMFATASNFEQAAIARFLLGFIGAGFVIGIRMVSEWFPANELGTAEGIYGGWGNFGSAAAAMSLPAIALLFGGDDGWRYAVGLSGLLSLIFSVVWYLNVSDTPKGSTYFKPKQTGAMEVTSKGDFWLLLVMKIPMYGALSLLTWKLSPNGVSLFSEQSALIAYFALVLLFIYEVKQTYKVNGHVFKKPVPEIHQYKFKQVAVLNILYFATFGSELAVISMLPLFFAEVFSLDMVYAGLLASLYAFMNLMSRPGGGWISDKFGRKKTLLILTAGLALGYLTMSSIDSSWPLALAVLAAMACSFFVQAGEGAVFAAVPLIKRRLTGQIAGMTGAYGNVGAVVYLTVLSMVSYQQFFLVIAATAVVGFITLLFMEEPEGTMTEVREDGTIELINVT; encoded by the coding sequence ATGAGTGAGCATGCAGGTATTAAACTGTGGTCATTTACAGGGAAAATGAAAACCCTTCACTTAAGCTGGATGGCATTTTTTATCACCTTTGTAGTGTGGTTTAACCATGCGCCGCTATTGGCGGTTATTGCTAACAGCTTGGGGTTGTCTTCAAGTGAAATTAAAACGCTATTGATCTTGAATGTCGCATTAACCATTCCAGCTCGGGTGATTATCGGTATGCTAACCGATCGTTATGGTCCAAAACTTACCTACACTTGGGTGTTAGCATTATGCAGCATTCCTTGTTTTATGTTTGCCACAGCCAGTAATTTTGAACAAGCAGCAATAGCACGATTCTTACTTGGTTTTATTGGTGCTGGTTTCGTTATTGGCATTCGTATGGTCAGCGAGTGGTTTCCTGCTAATGAGCTAGGCACTGCTGAAGGTATTTATGGTGGATGGGGTAATTTTGGCTCAGCAGCTGCAGCTATGTCACTACCAGCAATCGCTTTATTATTCGGTGGTGATGATGGCTGGCGTTATGCCGTTGGCTTGTCAGGCTTACTTAGCTTAATATTTAGTGTTGTTTGGTATTTAAATGTGTCAGATACCCCAAAAGGGTCAACGTACTTTAAACCTAAGCAAACCGGTGCAATGGAAGTAACCAGTAAAGGCGACTTTTGGTTATTACTGGTAATGAAAATTCCAATGTATGGTGCCTTGTCTTTATTAACCTGGAAGTTATCACCAAATGGCGTAAGTTTGTTTTCCGAGCAAAGTGCGCTTATTGCTTATTTTGCTCTAGTCTTGTTGTTTATTTATGAAGTAAAACAAACCTATAAAGTAAATGGTCACGTCTTTAAAAAGCCAGTACCAGAAATTCATCAGTATAAATTTAAACAAGTTGCTGTGCTTAATATCTTGTACTTTGCTACTTTCGGCTCAGAGTTAGCTGTTATTTCAATGTTGCCATTATTTTTTGCCGAAGTATTTTCATTGGATATGGTGTACGCCGGTTTATTAGCATCACTTTATGCGTTTATGAATTTAATGTCTCGACCAGGTGGTGGTTGGATAAGTGATAAATTTGGCCGTAAAAAAACACTGTTAATATTAACTGCAGGATTAGCTCTCGGTTATTTAACAATGTCTAGTATCGACAGCAGCTGGCCATTAGCGTTGGCGGTATTAGCTGCAATGGCGTGTTCGTTTTTTGTACAAGCTGGCGAAGGTGCGGTATTTGCAGCAGTACCATTAATTAAACGTCGCTTAACCGGACAAATTGCCGGTATGACGGGGGCTTATGGTAACGTTGGTGCAGTAGTGTATTTAACTGTACTATCAATGGTAAGTTATCAACAGTTCTTCTTAGTGATTGCGGCAACAGCGGTAGTTGGCTTTATAACATTACTGTTTATGGAAGAGCCAGAGGGCACTATGACAGAGGTTCGCGAAGACGGCACGATTGAATTAATTAATGTTACTTAA
- the thpR gene encoding RNA 2',3'-cyclic phosphodiesterase: MGRYFFGLNLANNSKQDIANWREQYLPNDTKSVTSENFHITLLFLGNVDEETMSLCVKAVNHIYAEQFSISLNNIGFWAKPKVLFLGSDRVANNLVTLVEKLTNIALELAVNIQQRPYIPHLTLCRKAKHLPDVLVSPNFNIEFSSFCLYESISTDQGVKYKVIHSWPLR, translated from the coding sequence GTGGGCAGATATTTTTTTGGCTTGAACTTAGCAAACAACAGCAAGCAAGATATTGCGAACTGGCGTGAGCAATACTTACCGAATGATACTAAGTCGGTAACATCGGAGAACTTTCATATTACTCTGCTTTTTCTAGGGAATGTTGATGAGGAAACCATGAGCCTGTGCGTTAAAGCCGTTAATCATATATACGCTGAACAGTTTTCAATTTCGTTAAACAATATTGGCTTTTGGGCGAAACCGAAAGTGTTGTTTTTAGGCAGTGACCGTGTTGCGAATAACCTTGTAACATTAGTGGAAAAACTGACTAATATCGCGCTCGAACTTGCCGTTAATATACAACAACGGCCGTATATTCCACATTTAACCTTATGCAGAAAAGCCAAACACCTGCCAGATGTTCTTGTCAGCCCAAACTTTAACATTGAGTTCAGTAGCTTTTGTTTATATGAATCAATATCAACAGACCAAGGTGTTAAATATAAGGTCATTCATAGTTGGCCATTACGGTAA
- a CDS encoding UbiA prenyltransferase family protein, with translation MPVAINLFLSAIRPITFFMPCAAIILGAGLSAYSGVVDGSLFISLLILALLAQITVNLADDYQRAFITNAQALDQQSPSSQKQLHVRHQMLKLILGCFSVFTLGLTVLSKMTTDGSFLAYGLTALSALIMLMILRLKTRQPGDVKAISISSIFAHVLLLGFSPTLVSYYLHTSQLSYTVVGLAFCSGLLALTVLFIRNCKRQINNEPSINSENLTPAFKLLLNVQLVIVAIVFISVLAIIYFGQLPLFSGLFIFTLPSFVGSIMTVKHMPEEDVVQTQITKIIFTGFAFWILFVIGLML, from the coding sequence ATGCCTGTAGCAATTAATTTATTTTTATCCGCAATTCGACCAATTACCTTTTTCATGCCTTGTGCAGCAATAATATTAGGTGCGGGTTTATCCGCGTATAGTGGTGTGGTTGATGGCTCGTTATTTATTTCATTATTAATTCTTGCGCTATTGGCTCAAATTACCGTTAATCTGGCTGATGATTATCAACGAGCATTCATTACCAACGCACAAGCATTAGATCAACAAAGCCCGTCCAGCCAAAAACAACTGCATGTTCGCCATCAAATGTTAAAGTTAATACTTGGTTGCTTCTCAGTGTTTACTTTGGGATTAACCGTGCTTAGTAAAATGACCACTGATGGTAGTTTTCTTGCGTACGGCTTAACCGCATTATCGGCACTAATAATGTTGATGATATTACGCCTAAAAACAAGACAGCCTGGTGATGTTAAAGCAATATCGATCAGTTCAATATTTGCTCATGTATTATTACTTGGTTTTTCACCAACCCTAGTTAGTTACTACTTACACACATCACAGCTAAGTTATACAGTAGTAGGATTAGCTTTTTGCTCAGGGTTATTGGCATTAACCGTGTTATTTATCAGAAATTGCAAACGACAAATAAACAATGAACCAAGCATTAACAGTGAAAATTTAACGCCTGCGTTTAAATTATTATTGAACGTGCAACTGGTCATAGTCGCGATAGTATTTATTTCGGTTTTAGCGATTATTTACTTCGGCCAATTACCGTTGTTTTCAGGGTTATTTATCTTTACCCTACCGTCATTTGTTGGCTCCATAATGACCGTTAAACATATGCCTGAAGAAGACGTAGTACAAACGCAAATAACCAAAATTATATTTACCGGCTTTGCCTTTTGGATATTGTTTGTTATTGGCTTAATGCTTTAG
- a CDS encoding mechanosensitive ion channel family protein, with amino-acid sequence MQKTVTALLLRGGFIVCMLISMMATAQEPTLKQVKERQELAKQALEDAQLSSQNPAQIGNTPLSSMLALAKAIRSNDYLEAQKYFDFRILADSISVEQKTELIKQLDIVWSQHHSLDITTLSDEPQGHLDDGLPSYRDLLGVIDSSIKDVPIYLQRVKVENGKQIWKISSKTVGQIPELWSEFGYHPIAESVGEYLPEFHIFDMQNWQFVSFIIILVCSWYLTDFIRYFLIKLVSYSEVYRRTMRRFIRVPLRLFLFFIFLQWATGHLGLSIYARVWLDTGTLNYLASIFLSMGIIEFCFALYVSRASQDNNSVVILKPMVTTLKIITVIVIALNWFKDAGFNITAIITGLGIGSLAIALAAQKSLENVFGAFTLFVARPIKPGDMCKFGNTQGRVEEIGLRSTKIRKLDRKVVHVPNSTIASMELENISEIDNRRYLKRLRIRLNTPTDKLKALVEAIRKLIDEHPNTTDLERYVRFEDIEEDAFIVVVNAYSTVSGRVQYKEIEEKINFQIMQIIDQHKVELAIPEQRLSMNDLTKPA; translated from the coding sequence ATGCAAAAAACAGTAACTGCTCTACTCCTTAGAGGAGGATTTATTGTATGCATGTTAATCAGTATGATGGCGACTGCTCAAGAGCCAACGTTAAAGCAGGTAAAAGAAAGGCAAGAATTAGCTAAACAAGCCCTTGAAGATGCGCAGTTATCGTCCCAAAATCCCGCCCAAATTGGTAACACACCTTTATCCTCAATGCTGGCGCTGGCAAAAGCAATACGAAGTAACGATTATTTGGAAGCCCAAAAGTATTTTGATTTTCGAATCTTGGCCGACAGTATTTCTGTAGAGCAAAAAACAGAGTTAATTAAACAGTTAGACATTGTTTGGTCACAGCATCATTCCTTAGATATCACTACCTTAAGCGATGAACCGCAAGGTCATCTTGACGATGGTTTGCCTAGTTATCGTGACCTACTCGGTGTAATAGACTCCTCAATAAAAGATGTCCCTATCTATTTGCAACGAGTAAAGGTTGAAAATGGAAAACAGATTTGGAAAATATCGAGTAAGACAGTAGGGCAAATTCCTGAACTGTGGAGTGAATTTGGTTATCATCCTATTGCTGAGTCAGTTGGTGAGTATTTGCCGGAATTTCATATCTTCGACATGCAAAATTGGCAATTTGTCAGCTTTATTATCATTTTAGTTTGCTCTTGGTATCTAACCGATTTTATTCGCTATTTTTTGATTAAACTTGTGTCGTATTCAGAGGTGTACCGGCGAACAATGCGTCGCTTTATTAGAGTGCCGCTGCGTTTGTTTTTGTTTTTTATTTTTTTACAGTGGGCTACAGGGCACCTAGGCCTATCTATATATGCAAGGGTTTGGCTCGATACCGGAACATTAAACTATTTGGCATCGATTTTTCTTTCAATGGGGATCATTGAATTTTGTTTTGCCTTGTATGTCAGCCGCGCCAGTCAAGATAATAACAGTGTAGTTATTTTAAAGCCTATGGTTACCACGTTAAAAATTATCACAGTGATAGTGATTGCATTAAACTGGTTCAAAGATGCCGGTTTTAATATTACTGCAATAATTACTGGCTTGGGTATAGGTAGTTTGGCAATTGCCTTAGCCGCACAAAAATCTTTGGAGAATGTATTTGGCGCATTTACTTTATTTGTTGCCAGACCAATAAAGCCTGGAGATATGTGTAAATTTGGTAATACTCAGGGCAGAGTTGAAGAAATAGGCTTACGCTCTACCAAAATCAGAAAACTCGATAGAAAAGTTGTACATGTTCCAAACTCCACCATAGCATCGATGGAACTTGAAAATATTTCAGAAATAGATAACCGTCGCTATTTAAAACGCTTACGTATTCGTTTAAACACTCCAACAGACAAGTTAAAAGCCCTAGTCGAAGCGATACGCAAATTAATTGACGAACATCCAAACACTACCGATTTAGAACGCTATGTCAGATTTGAAGATATTGAGGAAGATGCATTTATCGTTGTAGTAAATGCTTATTCAACAGTATCTGGTCGAGTTCAATATAAAGAAATAGAAGAAAAAATCAATTTTCAAATTATGCAGATAATTGATCAGCATAAAGTTGAACTTGCCATTCCTGAGCAGCGGTTATCAATGAATGACTTAACAAAGCCAGCCTAA
- the pepB gene encoding aminopeptidase PepB translates to MTQSAIIKLTNKKPSNWQASANFSFHGDEIHIYVEEAALNFRKIQQAGRKIEGLGVEGASLQGENWCELSQWAFAQGFSKVGKLEAIEFTGDEATVKRLNDKQSAYAWARDLINQTPSQLVPETLAQNSLMYLKDLAPDHVSAEIISGDNLEREGWTGIYNVGKGSINDPGMLIVDYNPTGNPAEPIFATLVGKGITFDSGGYSIKPSAGMFSMKCDMGGAATVTAALGLAIKGGLSKRVMLILCCAENMVSSYAYKLGDILKYKNGVSVEIANTDAEGRLVLADGLIAATEFGGEMIIDAATLTGAAMGATGGEYNALFALDNSMIVKAQQVADNENDPAWPLPLESFHKGKCPSAFADTANSTTQKGGGAGGASNAAGFLSRFVGNEGKGWLHMDLSACYNEHSSGMWAAGATGSGIATITGLLLEQ, encoded by the coding sequence ATGACACAATCAGCAATCATCAAACTCACCAATAAAAAGCCGAGTAATTGGCAAGCATCGGCTAACTTTAGTTTTCATGGTGATGAAATTCATATTTATGTTGAAGAAGCCGCGCTTAATTTTCGAAAAATTCAGCAGGCCGGTCGAAAAATCGAAGGCTTAGGTGTTGAAGGCGCAAGTTTACAAGGCGAAAATTGGTGCGAGCTTAGTCAATGGGCTTTTGCTCAGGGCTTTAGTAAAGTGGGTAAATTGGAAGCAATTGAATTTACTGGTGATGAAGCAACCGTAAAACGTTTGAATGATAAGCAAAGCGCATATGCTTGGGCTCGAGATTTAATTAACCAAACGCCATCGCAATTAGTACCAGAAACGCTCGCACAAAATTCACTGATGTATCTTAAGGATTTAGCACCGGATCATGTCAGTGCAGAAATCATCAGTGGTGATAACTTAGAACGTGAAGGTTGGACCGGTATTTATAATGTCGGTAAAGGCAGCATCAATGACCCTGGTATGTTGATTGTTGATTATAATCCAACTGGAAACCCTGCTGAGCCGATATTTGCAACGCTAGTAGGAAAAGGTATTACATTTGATTCAGGTGGCTATTCAATTAAACCGAGTGCCGGCATGTTTTCAATGAAATGTGATATGGGCGGCGCCGCAACGGTAACGGCTGCGCTTGGTCTAGCCATTAAAGGTGGTTTGTCTAAACGTGTGATGTTAATTCTGTGCTGCGCTGAAAATATGGTTAGTAGTTATGCCTATAAGCTTGGCGACATTTTAAAGTATAAAAATGGTGTGAGCGTAGAAATAGCCAATACTGATGCCGAAGGTCGTTTAGTGTTAGCCGATGGCTTAATTGCCGCAACTGAATTCGGTGGTGAAATGATCATCGACGCCGCGACACTAACCGGTGCTGCTATGGGAGCAACTGGTGGAGAATATAATGCATTATTCGCATTAGATAACAGCATGATTGTTAAAGCCCAACAAGTTGCTGACAATGAGAATGATCCTGCTTGGCCATTACCATTAGAATCATTCCATAAAGGAAAATGCCCATCTGCATTTGCGGATACTGCTAACAGTACAACTCAAAAAGGTGGTGGTGCCGGCGGTGCAAGCAATGCTGCTGGTTTCTTGTCACGCTTTGTCGGCAACGAAGGTAAAGGCTGGTTACACATGGACTTATCTGCGTGTTATAACGAACATAGCAGCGGTATGTGGGCTGCAGGTGCTACGGGCTCAGGTATCGCAACAATTACCGGTTTACTGTTAGAGCAATAA
- a CDS encoding MaoC/PaaZ C-terminal domain-containing protein produces the protein MHYHQLQIGETFISRSSYYVSEQELIEFAQKWDPQPFHIDKQAAKQHQIGKLFASSVHTIAIATKLAHNNLYFKVDAVAGLGIDELKMLKPVFAGETLSLKIELIDKRLSKSQPDKGVITKKMFVTNQDDELKMTFLSSALVHVTDEI, from the coding sequence TTGCACTACCATCAGTTACAAATTGGCGAAACTTTTATCTCTCGCTCCAGTTATTACGTTAGTGAGCAAGAACTTATTGAATTTGCTCAAAAATGGGATCCACAACCTTTTCATATTGATAAACAGGCAGCAAAGCAACACCAAATAGGTAAGCTATTCGCCAGCTCTGTACATACTATCGCAATTGCAACAAAACTCGCTCATAACAACCTTTATTTTAAAGTAGACGCGGTTGCAGGTTTAGGAATAGATGAACTTAAAATGCTCAAGCCTGTTTTTGCCGGTGAGACATTGAGTTTAAAAATTGAATTAATTGATAAACGACTTTCAAAAAGTCAGCCTGATAAAGGTGTAATTACTAAAAAGATGTTTGTCACCAATCAAGATGATGAATTAAAAATGACATTTTTAAGCTCAGCACTGGTGCACGTAACCGATGAAATTTGA
- the sfsA gene encoding DNA/RNA nuclease SfsA, translated as MKFDPCLYPATLIKRYKRFLADIELPNGDITTIHCPNTGAMTGCAEPGFKVWYSLSDNQKRKYPGTFELAQNNQGHLIGINTGRANHLVVEAIKNNKINEFADYQQCKTEVKYGHENSRIDVLLSDDNKPDCYVEIKSTTLLIDNCGYFPDAVTTRGQKHIRELMTLISEGKRAVLFFCVQHSGIKEVKVADFIDEKYGTLLKEAIKAGVEVLCYGCEINENSIEIDNKLNFICD; from the coding sequence ATGAAATTTGACCCCTGTTTATACCCTGCAACGTTAATTAAGCGTTATAAACGTTTTTTAGCGGATATCGAATTACCAAACGGTGATATAACCACCATACATTGCCCAAATACAGGAGCTATGACCGGCTGTGCAGAGCCAGGTTTTAAAGTTTGGTATTCGTTATCTGACAACCAAAAAAGAAAATACCCTGGAACATTTGAACTCGCTCAGAATAACCAAGGTCACTTAATCGGTATTAATACTGGACGCGCTAATCACCTTGTTGTCGAAGCAATTAAAAACAACAAGATTAATGAATTTGCTGATTACCAACAGTGTAAAACGGAAGTAAAGTATGGCCATGAAAACTCTCGCATAGATGTTCTTTTAAGCGATGACAATAAACCAGACTGTTATGTAGAAATAAAATCAACAACTTTGTTAATCGATAATTGTGGATATTTTCCAGATGCCGTTACTACACGTGGTCAAAAACATATTCGAGAATTAATGACACTTATTTCTGAGGGAAAACGCGCGGTATTATTCTTTTGTGTGCAACACTCAGGTATAAAAGAAGTTAAAGTTGCTGATTTTATTGATGAAAAATACGGAACCCTGTTAAAAGAAGCAATTAAAGCTGGGGTCGAAGTGCTCTGTTACGGCTGTGAAATTAATGAAAACAGTATTGAAATAGATAATAAGTTGAATTTTATTTGCGATTAA
- the dksA gene encoding RNA polymerase-binding protein DksA, translated as MPTKKASQTIGILALAGVKPYAEKAGEEYMNPTQEDHFKKILEAWRVQLREEVDRTVTHMKDEASNFPDPVDRAAQEEEFSLELRTRDRERKLIKKIEKTLQLIEESDFGFCNTCGIEIGIKRLEARPTADLCIECKTLAEIKERQMAG; from the coding sequence ATGCCAACAAAGAAAGCAAGTCAGACAATAGGTATTTTGGCCTTAGCCGGTGTTAAACCGTACGCAGAAAAAGCTGGCGAAGAGTACATGAACCCAACTCAAGAAGATCACTTTAAAAAGATTCTTGAAGCTTGGCGCGTACAACTTCGTGAAGAAGTAGATCGTACTGTTACTCATATGAAAGATGAAGCATCAAACTTTCCAGATCCAGTAGATCGTGCAGCACAAGAGGAAGAATTCAGCTTAGAATTACGTACTCGCGATCGTGAACGTAAACTAATCAAGAAAATTGAGAAAACTCTACAGTTAATAGAAGAAAGCGATTTTGGCTTCTGTAATACCTGTGGAATTGAAATTGGTATCAAGCGTTTAGAAGCTCGACCAACAGCAGACTTATGTATCGAGTGTAAAACATTAGCAGAAATTAAAGAACGTCAAATGGCGGGTTAA